A section of the Humulus lupulus chromosome 2, drHumLupu1.1, whole genome shotgun sequence genome encodes:
- the LOC133819473 gene encoding lipoamide acyltransferase component of branched-chain alpha-keto acid dehydrogenase complex, mitochondrial → MIAWRLCQRWATVSARRCLSPSVSRAGPSVDTPLSQDKLYRPFIWLSSGFHSSGTSPALFRLARDCSEIRISHFVKRGCYSTLHVPDATVVGVVEVPLAQTGEGIAECELLKWFVKEGDQVEEFQPLCEVQSDKATIEITSRYKGRVAEMFYIPGDIVKVGETLLKMLVEDAPVPTQKSEDLESAESIQRIDSVQNKQNIGGVISTPAVRDLAKQYGIDINDVIGTGNNGRILKDDILKYAVEKGKIEDSSASSSSDLGECESHPHASDGIGPKYEDKTVTLRGFQRKMVQSMNMAARVPHFHYVEDINCDALVELKDSFKYNNSDPNIKYTFLPILIKSLSLALSKYPLVNSCFIEDSLEVILKGPHNIGIAMATQYGLVVPNIKSVQSLSIMEITKELSRLQQLATDNKLNPRDISGGTITLSNIGAIGGKYGSPLLNLPEVSIIAIGRIQKVPQFADDGNVYPASIMTANIGADHRVLDGATVARFCNEWKKLIENPELLTLHLR, encoded by the exons ATGATCGCTTGGAGGCTATGCCAGAGGTGGGCCACCGTCTCCGCCCGCCGCTGCCTTTCTCCTTCCGTATCACGAGCTGGTCCGTCCGTGGATACCCCTCTCTCGCAGGACAAGCTCTACCGCCCATTTATTTGGTTGTCTTCTGGGTTTCACTCTTCCGGAACCTCTCCTGCGTTGTTTCGACTCGCTCGTGATTGCTCTGAG ATCAGGATTTCACATTTTGTGAAAAGGGGTTGCTATTCTACTCTTCATGTGCCTGATGCTACAGTAGTTGGTGTAGTTGAAGTTCCATTGGCACAGACTGGTGAAGGCATTGCTGAATGTGAGCTCCTCAAATGGTTTGTGAAAGAG GGGGATCAAGTGGAAGAATTTCAACCACTTTGTGAAGTTCAGAGTGACAAAGCAACCATTGAAATAACTAGTCGTTACAAAGGAAGAGTAGCTGAAATGTTTTACATTCCAGGTGACATTGTAAAG GTTGGAGAAACACTCTTAAAAATGCTTGTTGAAGATGCCCCAGTTCCAACACAGAAAAGTGAGGATTTAGAAAGTGCTGAGTCTATTCAGCGTATAGATTCTGTGCAGAACAAACAGAACATTGGTGGAGTTATATCTACACCGGCTGTTAGAGATCTTGCAAAGCAATATGGCATTGATATAAATGATGTTATTGGCACTGGTAACAATGGCAGAATATTAAAAGATGACATCCTCAAGTATGCTGTAGAAAAGGGTAAGATAGAAGATTCATCTGCCTCCTCAAGTTCTGATTTGGGTGAATGTGAAAGTCATCCACATGCATCAGATGGAATCGGACCAAAATATGAGGATAAGACAGTTACTCTGAG GGGGTTCCAGCGTAAAATGGTTCAGTCTATGAACATGGCTGCAAGAGTTCCTCATTTCCATTACGTTGAAGATATAAATTGTGATGCGCTTGTGGAGCTGAAAGACTCTTTCAAATACAATAACTCTGATCCAAACATCAAGTACACTTTCCTTCCTATATTGATAAAATCACTTTCATTGGCACTGAGTAAATATCCCTTGGTGAATAGTTGCTTTATTGAGGACTCACTTGAAGTCATTCTTAAAG GTCCCCACAACATTGGAATTGCCATGGCTACACAATACGGTCTAGTCGTGCCAAACATAAAAAGTGTTCAGTCCCTTTCGATCATGGAG ATAACAAAGGAACTTTCGAGATTACAACAGCTGGCCACTGATAACAAGCTTAATCCCAGAGATATATCTGGTGGAACAATAACTTTGAGCAATATTGGAGCAATTGGTGGAAAGTATGGCTCTCCTCTTCTTAACTTGCCTGAGGTTTCCATCATTGCTATTGGAAGAATTCAAAAAGTTCCACAATTTGCTGATGATGGAAATGTATACCCTGCATCAATAATGACG GCTAATATAGGAGCAGATCATAGAGTACTGGATGGAGCAACTGTGGCTAGATTTTGCAACGAGTGGAAAAAGCTAATTGAGAATCCGGAGCTGCTTACATTGCACTTAAGATGA